The DNA window TTCGAAATTAGAAATCATCAACTTTTGCTTTTGAGAAAAGGCTGATAAAGTCCCAAAAATCAGTAGTATTAGAAAAATATTTTTTTTTGCTATCATTTGATTCGTATTACTAATTCTTGTTTGGGAGCAATCAATACAGTGTCTATCATAAATACTTTTTCAGATGAAACACTAAATTTTTCGCTACTGTATTTCTTTAAATCCGTATCTAGAAGTTCCAAATTGCCTTTTATTTTGTTCCAATTCATATTCTGGAATTGAAGCTGTTTTTTGGTTGAGGCGGAATTATAAACATAAACATAGGTTGTTTTTCCGCAACGAACTCCATATATTTCTAAACCATTTTCTAATGATTTAATATTTACGATTTCGAATTCTCCTTTTCCGTCCGAAATCATCTGATCATTCACTTTTTTGACCATTTCAAAATAAGACATCATACCCCGGTTTTCGAAAAACTCCCACCACCAACTCATAGGTAATACCGGTGTTGGGCTGAATAAACCAAGCCACAACGCACGACGAAAATCAGCATCCATTTCGGGGGCTATGGCGTTGAAATCCTTACTCCAATCCCACTCAAATCCTGCTTCGCCAATAACGTAGGGCTTGTTGTGTTTAGCCGTATATTCGAGAATTGTAGCTGGAATTCCTGATGTGTTTTTATACATATGGCGTTGGTTGATATCTATGTTTTTCAAGTCATTCATTCCCGGAATATCTCGATGGGAAACGCTAGTCGCTACGATATGCTTATAAGGGTCAATTGATTTTAAAAACGTACTCATTTCGTTATGCCAATTGGTAACCACATCAGCCGGAATTTGATTGTCGGGACCACCATTATACATAGCATTGTCGACTTCGTTGAAAAATTCCCAAGCACCAACAGATGGACTGTAACCGTAACGCGCTACCATTAACCTCAGTTTGTTTTTGTATTGCGCACGAGCAGCAGGCAATGCAAAAAATTCTGTAGGTGTTTTTGCAAATCCTCCGTTGGCAATATTATAATTACTTGTTTCCCATCCTGACCCCATAAGCCCAACGTGGCTTTCTAGAGCTAACATCATATGTATTCCTAGAGAATCGCAAAGTTGCACCAACTCATCCATACGTTTCATACCACTCTCGTTGAAATAGGAATCGCTATTCTGATAGCGACTGTTGTTTTGTACTTTTTTCCAGTCCACGGGTAAATTCCAGTAAATCATCCAGGTTCTAAAGAAATTACCTCCGTTTGCTGCCAATTTCTTCAACATAAAGTTGTAATTGAAGCGCTTATCTTCGTGTAGTTTCTTGAAGTATTTTGAATCATCATCATCGCGTGACTCCCAGCAAATATTTTCGCCAATACCGCGAAACAAAGTGCCATTGTCATATTTAAATGTCCATAAATTATTCGTATTTAAGAAGCCCTTTGCTTTGGATGGTTTTACATTGAATGTGTTAATTTGCGAGGAGAATACTTCAGCCGAAGCTTTCTTGAGTTCGAAATGATAGCTGTACTTTCCTTTTTCGCGTGGGGTAAATCGTGCTTTCCAAAGCGATGGACTACCACTTTTTCCTGAAACGAAAAAACAAGGCAATACCAACTTTTCTCCCGTTGGAGCAGTCAAGATCATATCGAGACTAATTTCACTGAAATCGAAAGGATTCACAAATGTCGCGAGGAGTCGAATGTCCCATTCGGTTTTTTGGTATTGAATTACTTCTTTATTGAGTATAGTTACCTCCTGAATCTGCGCCTTCACGACCACAGAAAAAACTAAGAATGTGATTATAAAAAGCTTGTTTTTCATCGGTATGGTTTTATTAAATAATTTAATAAGGATGTTTAGAAATAATTCTTAAATAAGTAATATCTAAAAAGTATTAATTCAAAATGGCTTCAATATGTTCCAACTCTATTCTATCAAAATTCATATTTCCAAGTGAACGAACATTGTCCACCAATTGGTCCGCACTACTAGCGCCAATCAAAACGGAGGTTACGCGCTCGTCTTTCAACAACCAAACAATTGCCATTTGAGCCAAAGATTGATTTCGCTCTTTTGCCATTTCGTTTAAGGCATTTATTTTACTAATAATTTCGGGTGTTATTTGTCCGGTTTGCAATGCGCCATGAGCTTTATGCGCTCTGGAATTCTCTGGTATTTCTTTGAGGTATTTATTGGTCAATAAACCTTGTGCCAAAGGCGAAAAGGCAATACATCCCATTCCTTTTTCTTCCACTACGTCCAGTAATCCATTTTCTGCCCAACGTTCGAACATCGAATATTTAGGCTGGTGGATCAAGCATGGCGTCCCCATTTTTTTTAGGATATCGGCAGCGCGAGCGGCTAGATCAGCTGGATAATTAGAAATGCCTGCGTACAATGCTTTTCCGCTACGAACGGCATAATCCAATGCGCCCATCGTTTCTTCAAGCGGAGTTTCAGGGTCGGGACGATGGGAATAAAAAATATCTACATAATCCAATTGCATCCGTTTCAAGCTTTGATCCAAACTGGCCAATACGTATTTGCGTGAGCCCCAATCTCCGTAAGGACCTGGCCACATATCGTATCCGGCTTTGGTTGAAATAATCAATTCATCACGGTAGGATTTTAAATCTTGCTGCAGGATTTTTCCAAAATTAGATTCGGCTGAACCAGGTGGAGGGCCATAATTATTGGCTAAATCGAAATGAGTTATTCCCAAATCGAAGGCTTTACAAATTATTTTTTGATAGTTGGCAAAAGTATCTACATCGCCAAAGTTATGCCACAATCCGAGGGAAAGTGCCGATAATTTCAGCCCACTCGTTCCACATCTGCGGTATTGCATTTCGTTGTATCGATCTGAATTTGCTTGGTACATATTATTTTATTATTTTTAAAATGGGTGAATAATCCGATTCCCCTGTTACATTAACCCCTTTAATGCGATAAAAATACGTTTTGCCTTTTTCGGCAGTTTCATCGACATACAAAACCAATGGTTCTGAAGCTCCGGGCGAAGGTTCAAATTTGACCACATCGGCCAATACCGAGTCTTCTAAACCCGTAGCAAGCAATTTCCAGGGCCCTTTGGTAGTGTCCGCTCGTTCTATAACATAATATCCTGCACCCGTAGCGCCACGCCAAGTAAAACCGTCCTTTTGTACAAATAATATTGGAGCTGGAGCTGGTTTTTGTAGCGCCGGTGTGGGTATTCCTCTGATTAGGTACGACTCTTTGCGAAGTAAGTCGAGTAGTCGAACTTCATCGTAAACAAATCCAGCAGAAAACCCTGGAACGTGGAACGAATTGACTGTTGTTCCGCCTTCGTTGTGATAATACCAGCCTCCATCACGTCGATGACTTCGAATGCTCCACATCAATCCACCTACAATTTCGGTTTGACGAATCGTTTCCATTAGTTCTCGGATATTTTCGGTTGAGCCTAAACCAAATTCGTCAATCATCAATGGTTTTCGACCTTTAGTTTTTGCATAGGATTCTTTTGCAATTGGTGCCAATTGCCATGGATTTCCGCCCAGACGATTCCAATATTCATACAAGTGATCACTAATAATATCAATATTGGCGTCGGCAATAAGTTTTTCGCGGTCGGCACCACCAGCCTCCATTATTAAGTGATTCGGATCTACTTTTTTAATATAGGCTGCCATTTCAAGGCTCCAATCCAGGATTTTAGGTGCCCATTCGTCGTATTTCAGACCTCTATCTCCGGGATAACTTCCAAATTCGTTCCCTAATTGCCAAGCTAGGATAGCAGGGTCATTTTTGTAGATAATTCCGTTGACAGTGTTTTTACGGTTCAATAAAAAATCTAAAAAATGTCGAAAATCGGCTTTTTGCTCTTCGTCAGTCCAGAATGCCCCTTTGGGTTTGCCTGCAATGGCCGAAAACTCATCTACTCCACGAATACCACCGAAGGTTTGCGAAGCGATAAACGGTATAATCAACCTGACATCATATTCATGACTTAGTGCAATGATGCGGTCTAAACAACGAAAAGCTTCTTCATTGTACTTGCGATGTCCTTCGATGTAAACCGGCATTCCATTATCGAGGGGGGAATATATAGAAAGAGAAAATGTTCGAGTGGCTCTTCCTCCTAATCGACGAATGCCATCGAGTAAATCGCGAATTTCATATTCGTCTGGAAATCGGTTCGAGCGGTCAAGGCGTATTTGTGATTCATTTTGCTGAATATTTGGTGCTGCCAGTCCCATAAATCGAAATACTTTGGTGCCTTCGTATAGTTTGTCGCCCTTACGGGTAATAATGGGCCAAGCCGCATTTTGGGCAGTGATCTGAGAAAAATCAGCTAAAGTCCCAAGTATCAATAGGGCCGTTACAAGTACTGATTTTAGTTTGTGTTTTTGCGTATCCATATTGTTTATTTTATATCAATTATGTTCTATTATACTGATGGCTTTTGTAACGATATCTAAATCATTTTCGCCTCTAAAACCACTGAAACCTACGAATAGTTTCGATCCGTCTTTGAGTGTAATGGGCTGTCCACCTTCCCAACCTATCAGATCGGGTTTGCCTATTCCGAATCGTTCTTCGTCAAATTCATCGTTATAGAGTTTTTTCTCGTATTCGCCAGTTTTCATGCCTGTAATCCAAACTTGGCTGGCTTTGATCCAAGCATTTTTATAAAAATTGCGCCCCATTAACTTATCATCGCCCCAAATTTTGCCTTGTACGCAGCCCTGTTCGTCAATGACACAAAGGGCTACATTGCCCTTAGCAAAAGCATCAAGTGGATTGCTGGAGTAGTGTGGGATTAAGGATTCAATGGTCTCCAATAATTGTTTCATACTATTTTCTTTCATTTTGATTCTTCTTTTAGATTTTCTTTTTTCGGGCTTCATCATAGTTCCAATCGTTCATTTTGCAGACGGCCCTTGCATGCGAATCCCAACTTGGTTCATTTGGGTTACACCCTTTTGGAAAACAATCGATCGCTAAATATTTTAAAGTATCATTTTCTTGGCTAAATGTTTGGTGGTAGCAATTGCGCGGAATGTGCACAAAATTGGAAGGCAACAAATCAAAAACTTCTTTTTTGCCTAAGCGTTCTAGGGTTAATTTTCCTTTGCCTGAGATAATATAAAAAAGTTGTTCGGTATCGTCGTGAACATGCCGGTGTGTATATTTATTTGGGGCAATTTGAACAATAAATGCTTCTGAAACCTCAGCATTGGATCGATCCATCACCAAAAGATTGTCGTGAGTTGGAAAGTAGTATCCAGCGGTTTGGTTGGGTTGGGTAGAAAAGACAATCTTAGATTCTAATGGATCTTCAGTTTTTGTATTCTTGGTCGTATTTAGCGTAAAGTAAGTAATTCCAATACCTAAAAAAATACCTGCTATGGAGGCAAAGATGATCTTATTCATTTTTTTAAATTTAATTGTCAAACAATTTTTGTAGCCGTGGATCATGATTCCAGCCCTCTACAAGCAGATAGGCTGAGCCCGAACTCTTCTTATCAAAATTCAAACGAATACTCCGTTTTTCGCCCGGTAACAACGAAATATAATTGTCGCTAAAAAAAACAGGCAACACACTTTCCCCTTTATTGTTTTTCACTTTCAGTTTATTCAATAAGGATACATTAGGGGTATTGTTCTCCAAATTGACATTGACCACCACCGTTTCCCCATCACTTATAATTTCATTTTGTATGCTTATTTCAGCTTCAGGTATTGTGTTCAAATCCAAACAATTACTTTCTTTATTTTCGAGCCAATAGAAATTATCTAGGATTTCTTTATCGTTTATTTTTGCTTCTAATTTCAGAAAATGAATTTCCTTGTTCTCGTAGGATATCAATTTAAAGCAAGTTTTTGCTGTGCCTGAGTTACAAGCGATAATTCCCTCTTGCTCAGAAATTTTGTTTCCATTTTTATCACATAAAATGGCTTTTACTTTTACCTTTTTTAATGCATCAGCGGTATTGTTAGCCAACCGAATTTCATTGTTTCGAGGGTCGAATAGAACGTGAATTGGACGACATGCTTTTTTGACCGCAAAATAGGAAGCTGTATATTCAAAATAATGATCGTACAACTGACAAATCATTGATGGCCAAGCAGCCTGACTCATCCATAACAAAACACCACTGCCTTGATTGCTTTGCAGACATTCAAACATCGCTTTTGCCGATTCGTAATTGAGCAGCTGAGCTCTACGGGAATAATCAGCGACATCGGTTGGAATACCAAAACGCGATTCGATGGTTTTTGTGAATTTTTCGGAACGTCCCCACTGATAATCGTGTATCGCCCACATATCGTTGATAGGCCAGAGTTTATTTTCCGGCAACATTCTCTTCATACTTTCTACCTCTGGAAAGGCAATTATTCCCAATTCGCTATGAAAAGTTTGCCCACGATTTTCGAAATACCACGGAATAGGACGCAGATCATAAGGTCCTAAACCAGTAACCACACCATCGGCCGATTCAGAAAGATATAACCTTGTGCCATCCAATAATTTAGTTGCTTCTTTCATCGCAGCGTCCAATTCGGCTGGTGGAAGCCCTTCGTTTCTGCCGCAGTAGAGTGCTACAGAGGGATGTTTTCGGACCCATTTAATTTTATCACGAACATTATTCATAAACATAGTTGTGTCTTTCGGCGTAGGGCCATCAACAGGATTGGCAAGCCAGAAATCGTCCCAGATCAGTATTCCATATTTATCGCAAGCTTGGTAAAAATGGTCGTGCCCTGTTTGCCCCACCCAATTTCGAATCATATTAAAATTGGCTTCCTTGTGAAGACGAACTCTTAGATCGTACCCTTCAGAATCACAGCGCAGCATGGCTTCGGGCAATCCCCAATTGCCTCCTCTGACCAAAATTCGCACCCCATTACAATACAAAAACAGAATATTATTTTTTACTTCGGAAGTTATTTTACGGATTCCGAAATTAAACTCCTGTAAGTCGGATACCGTATTGTTTTGAATAAAGCTAATTTTTGCTTTGTACAGGTTTTGATCGCCATATCCGTTGGGCCACCAAAGCTTTGGATTTCGAATAGTTAATTCTTTAAACTTAGTTGGTAACAGTTCAATAGGTTTTAATTCTCCGGGGTTCAGTGTTATTGGATAAACCAAACTTACTTTGTCAAATTCGATTTTAAGTGTGCCTGTTACCACTTTGTCGGAATGATTTTTTAGAGATGTTCTCACTGTCAAAGCCGCTTTTGTTGTGTCCGGCAAATTCAGTTCAGAGCTTATCCAAGGATCTTTTACGCTCACATTTTCGCATTCGGTTAAAGTGACATCATTCCAAATTCCTGTATTGCGGCCTCGCACAATGGGAAGCCAATTCCAGCCTGAAGCGGCAAGAAAAGCGGGGCTGTCAAGTCCTGAAACATCTCCATTGGTTGTTGGTGCCCCTAAATATTTTTTGGTTAGCTTTCCTTTTCCGGGTTGCCAATTTTCAATATGATGCACCAGCACAGCCAAAGCGTTCTGGCCATTGGGATTTAAAAGTCCGCTAATTTCAAAACTGGCACGTTGAAAAGCACCTTCGATACTACCCACTAATTTTCCGTTGAAATAGATATCGGACTTCCAATTGATTCCTTTAAATTCAATAAAATATCGTTTGTTTTTTTTAAAAGTTATACTTGTTATGTTTTTCCGATACCAAAAGTCATTGCCCGAAAAAAAAGCATCAGGAATCGCATTCATATTATCCGCAAAAAACGGGTCAGGAAAAAAGCCTGCATTGATATAAGGTTCGAGTACTGTGCCGGGTACTTTGGCTGGTAACCAATTCGAATCATTATAGGTTGGAAGTGATAGCTGCTCTCCACTTTGATAAACAAATTGAGCTTGCTGCAGGCGCCAGTCATTCCCATTGAGGCTAATATCGTTCGACGCGAATGCCCCTACAGCCATAAATAGCATTATGAATTGATATGGTTTAAGAAATAACATTTCAATTATTATTTATTTTGACAGCGTCAAATAGTTAGGTTCCGATTTTCCAAATAGAGAATATTCGAGAATTGGAGTTTCAGTACAATTTTCTTTTTTTATCTCTGCACTGATGGTTTTGCTTTCGCCGGGCAATAAACTGAAATAATTGTCTGTCCAAAGCGAAGGCAATAACTCTTGATGGGATTCTTTGCCAGAAATGCGTGCATTAAACATAAAAGCAATCGCATCTCCTGTATTTTTTACACTAACAATGTATTTATTTGCCTCAACTCCTTCCGAAATATGAGCTTCCACTTGTAGGCTGGTTTCGGGTAGTTGATTCAGGTCATTGAATGTATTGGAAGCATTTACCCAGTATAAATTTTCGGAAACATTACTCCCTGCCTCATTTTTTACTTCGAGTTTCAAAAATTGGGTTTTGTCAGTAACTGGTACAATAATATCCGTTAGAAAGGCTGCATTGGCTTCTATAGTTAGCTTTTCATTTTTGTTCCATACTGCTTTTGAATTGATATCGTAAAGCGTTGCTGAAACAGTGTGGTTTGCCAAATTTTCCCCTGTAAGATTGAGGAACGAAACTGAATTATTATCTCTATTGAATTGCACATGAACTAATTCTGATGCTTTTTTTGCACCATAATATCCAGCATGAGCCTGCATATACCAATCGTAGACTTGCCAAGTAATACTGGGCCAACTGGAGTTGGATTTCCACAATAAAATACCACTGGCATTTTTCCAAAGCTGACGGTTGATAGATTCTATTGAGGCACGATACACATCATAATTTACTAATTGCGCTTTTGAAATGTAGTCTTGTATTCCGTTGCTATTTAAAGAATTAGGAGCCCCGTAATAATTGCGCAGCATAGTGTCGTAGGATGTAAACTTGCGAGAATCATCACCCGGCCAATCATTAGCATCGTGGTACGCCCAATATCCATCCAATGGGAATTTATTTGGCATCCAGGTTTTTCCCATTTCGGGCATAAATTTTTGCATACTTTGCAGTACCGGAATACCGCTTGGTCCAATTTCGCTACTGAAACCTTGTAATTTGGGGTGCGTAAAATAATCTTTTGGTTCCAATGTATGATAGGGTCCACCGCCGTGTAATCCGTCGCCATCCGATTGTTTTAGGTAATGACGTGAGTCGCGACCATCGTATTTCTTGATTACCGAGTTGACTAACAAATCTTCTCGTGGATTTACACCCTCATTCCCTCCACACCAAATAATTAGTGAAGGATGATTTCTTAATTTTTGAGTAATGCTGATAGAGGCTTTTTCGAAAAGACTGATTTCAGGTTGATAGCCTGGGGTATTTTTGTAAGTACCCCAAAAGTCATTCAAATAATCTTGCCACATCAGTATGCCGTATTTATCGGCAGCACGATACAAAGCTTTTGGCGGAACACCTGTAGGTCCCCAAACCCGTAGAATATTTAGGTTGGCATTCTTGGTTAGTAAAATTTCATTTTCATACCGAGAAGAGGTCCAATTGAGCATCATATCTATGACCCAATTTCCGCCTTTGGGATATATTTCTTTTCCGTTTATTTTGTACACGCGTTCCTTATTTCCGATATAAGTTTCTACCTTTCGAATTCCGAACATATCGTTTATTACAGACTCCTGACCATCGGATGTTTTTGTCTCTATCTCAATTGTGTATAAATCCTGAGAGCCATACCCAGCAGGCCACCATAATTTGGGGTTTTTCAAGTTAAGTTCAGATGTATTTTCAGCATTCCATTCGAATGATTCTACTGCATTGGGTTGAATTTGGTAATTTTTGTCAAAACGAATCGTGTCGTTTCCGTTAGAAATTTTAATATGGGCAATTCCAGTTTGTAAAACAGCCGAATAATTTTTTAGATCTACGGAAACCGTCAGTTGAGCAGTAGTTGTTTTGGGCAGATCAATTTTGGATGTTACATAAAGGT is part of the Flavobacterium nackdongense genome and encodes:
- a CDS encoding cellulase family glycosylhydrolase; translation: MKNKLFIITFLVFSVVVKAQIQEVTILNKEVIQYQKTEWDIRLLATFVNPFDFSEISLDMILTAPTGEKLVLPCFFVSGKSGSPSLWKARFTPREKGKYSYHFELKKASAEVFSSQINTFNVKPSKAKGFLNTNNLWTFKYDNGTLFRGIGENICWESRDDDDSKYFKKLHEDKRFNYNFMLKKLAANGGNFFRTWMIYWNLPVDWKKVQNNSRYQNSDSYFNESGMKRMDELVQLCDSLGIHMMLALESHVGLMGSGWETSNYNIANGGFAKTPTEFFALPAARAQYKNKLRLMVARYGYSPSVGAWEFFNEVDNAMYNGGPDNQIPADVVTNWHNEMSTFLKSIDPYKHIVATSVSHRDIPGMNDLKNIDINQRHMYKNTSGIPATILEYTAKHNKPYVIGEAGFEWDWSKDFNAIAPEMDADFRRALWLGLFSPTPVLPMSWWWEFFENRGMMSYFEMVKKVNDQMISDGKGEFEIVNIKSLENGLEIYGVRCGKTTYVYVYNSASTKKQLQFQNMNWNKIKGNLELLDTDLKKYSSEKFSVSSEKVFMIDTVLIAPKQELVIRIK
- the mgrA gene encoding L-glyceraldehyde 3-phosphate reductase; its protein translation is MYQANSDRYNEMQYRRCGTSGLKLSALSLGLWHNFGDVDTFANYQKIICKAFDLGITHFDLANNYGPPPGSAESNFGKILQQDLKSYRDELIISTKAGYDMWPGPYGDWGSRKYVLASLDQSLKRMQLDYVDIFYSHRPDPETPLEETMGALDYAVRSGKALYAGISNYPADLAARAADILKKMGTPCLIHQPKYSMFERWAENGLLDVVEEKGMGCIAFSPLAQGLLTNKYLKEIPENSRAHKAHGALQTGQITPEIISKINALNEMAKERNQSLAQMAIVWLLKDERVTSVLIGASSADQLVDNVRSLGNMNFDRIELEHIEAILN
- a CDS encoding glycoside hydrolase 5 family protein — translated: MDTQKHKLKSVLVTALLILGTLADFSQITAQNAAWPIITRKGDKLYEGTKVFRFMGLAAPNIQQNESQIRLDRSNRFPDEYEIRDLLDGIRRLGGRATRTFSLSIYSPLDNGMPVYIEGHRKYNEEAFRCLDRIIALSHEYDVRLIIPFIASQTFGGIRGVDEFSAIAGKPKGAFWTDEEQKADFRHFLDFLLNRKNTVNGIIYKNDPAILAWQLGNEFGSYPGDRGLKYDEWAPKILDWSLEMAAYIKKVDPNHLIMEAGGADREKLIADANIDIISDHLYEYWNRLGGNPWQLAPIAKESYAKTKGRKPLMIDEFGLGSTENIRELMETIRQTEIVGGLMWSIRSHRRDGGWYYHNEGGTTVNSFHVPGFSAGFVYDEVRLLDLLRKESYLIRGIPTPALQKPAPAPILFVQKDGFTWRGATGAGYYVIERADTTKGPWKLLATGLEDSVLADVVKFEPSPGASEPLVLYVDETAEKGKTYFYRIKGVNVTGESDYSPILKIIK
- a CDS encoding cupin domain-containing protein; the protein is MNKIIFASIAGIFLGIGITYFTLNTTKNTKTEDPLESKIVFSTQPNQTAGYYFPTHDNLLVMDRSNAEVSEAFIVQIAPNKYTHRHVHDDTEQLFYIISGKGKLTLERLGKKEVFDLLPSNFVHIPRNCYHQTFSQENDTLKYLAIDCFPKGCNPNEPSWDSHARAVCKMNDWNYDEARKKKI
- a CDS encoding glycoside hydrolase family 2 protein, which encodes MLFLKPYQFIMLFMAVGAFASNDISLNGNDWRLQQAQFVYQSGEQLSLPTYNDSNWLPAKVPGTVLEPYINAGFFPDPFFADNMNAIPDAFFSGNDFWYRKNITSITFKKNKRYFIEFKGINWKSDIYFNGKLVGSIEGAFQRASFEISGLLNPNGQNALAVLVHHIENWQPGKGKLTKKYLGAPTTNGDVSGLDSPAFLAASGWNWLPIVRGRNTGIWNDVTLTECENVSVKDPWISSELNLPDTTKAALTVRTSLKNHSDKVVTGTLKIEFDKVSLVYPITLNPGELKPIELLPTKFKELTIRNPKLWWPNGYGDQNLYKAKISFIQNNTVSDLQEFNFGIRKITSEVKNNILFLYCNGVRILVRGGNWGLPEAMLRCDSEGYDLRVRLHKEANFNMIRNWVGQTGHDHFYQACDKYGILIWDDFWLANPVDGPTPKDTTMFMNNVRDKIKWVRKHPSVALYCGRNEGLPPAELDAAMKEATKLLDGTRLYLSESADGVVTGLGPYDLRPIPWYFENRGQTFHSELGIIAFPEVESMKRMLPENKLWPINDMWAIHDYQWGRSEKFTKTIESRFGIPTDVADYSRRAQLLNYESAKAMFECLQSNQGSGVLLWMSQAAWPSMICQLYDHYFEYTASYFAVKKACRPIHVLFDPRNNEIRLANNTADALKKVKVKAILCDKNGNKISEQEGIIACNSGTAKTCFKLISYENKEIHFLKLEAKINDKEILDNFYWLENKESNCLDLNTIPEAEISIQNEIISDGETVVVNVNLENNTPNVSLLNKLKVKNNKGESVLPVFFSDNYISLLPGEKRSIRLNFDKKSSGSAYLLVEGWNHDPRLQKLFDN
- a CDS encoding glycoside hydrolase family 2 protein gives rise to the protein MNKPSTTLLLLLCLLAQSFCNATTLKIFAPKNGMSITNNTPTLAWEKITCDRFEISIDNIKMAELPSTINAYVTFPLSFGQHNWVVTAYIGKSKISSETSTFTVQDAPLAELPKSAQLLRNGWQVKSSVQTNLNGANLSKIGQNTRGWAKTSLPATVLTALVRNGIYPNPYVGMNNMKIPDSNDEYNTDYNLLQFSHIKGVNPWKNPYWFRNEFRLTQNKLGKRIWLNFSEINYKAQIWLNGKMIADTTEIKGMERSFRLDISKIIQKNNLNCLAVAIFPVHNPGKPAIEPLLPLADPGQNMGDGKISTSYTKWDTMGWDWQPAVRDRDMGITEDVYITSTDEVEFQNLYVTSKIDLPKTTTAQLTVSVDLKNYSAVLQTGIAHIKISNGNDTIRFDKNYQIQPNAVESFEWNAENTSELNLKNPKLWWPAGYGSQDLYTIEIETKTSDGQESVINDMFGIRKVETYIGNKERVYKINGKEIYPKGGNWVIDMMLNWTSSRYENEILLTKNANLNILRVWGPTGVPPKALYRAADKYGILMWQDYLNDFWGTYKNTPGYQPEISLFEKASISITQKLRNHPSLIIWCGGNEGVNPREDLLVNSVIKKYDGRDSRHYLKQSDGDGLHGGGPYHTLEPKDYFTHPKLQGFSSEIGPSGIPVLQSMQKFMPEMGKTWMPNKFPLDGYWAYHDANDWPGDDSRKFTSYDTMLRNYYGAPNSLNSNGIQDYISKAQLVNYDVYRASIESINRQLWKNASGILLWKSNSSWPSITWQVYDWYMQAHAGYYGAKKASELVHVQFNRDNNSVSFLNLTGENLANHTVSATLYDINSKAVWNKNEKLTIEANAAFLTDIIVPVTDKTQFLKLEVKNEAGSNVSENLYWVNASNTFNDLNQLPETSLQVEAHISEGVEANKYIVSVKNTGDAIAFMFNARISGKESHQELLPSLWTDNYFSLLPGESKTISAEIKKENCTETPILEYSLFGKSEPNYLTLSK